A genomic segment from Desulfurobacterium pacificum encodes:
- the rffA gene encoding dTDP-4-amino-4,6-dideoxygalactose transaminase has translation MKYLIPFNKPCYTGNEDKYVLQAMRSSHISGDGPFSKKCQTWFKQKLRCIRALLTPSCTHALEMAAMLIDIKPGDEVIMPSYTFVSTANAFVLRGAKVVFVDIRPDTMNIDEKKIEAAITEKTKAIVVVHYAGVSCEMDTIMAIAKKYNLFVIEDAAQGMMSSYKGRPLGTIGHIGAYSFHETKNYTSAGEGGLLIINDERFVDRAEIIREKGTNRSLFFRGMVDKYTWVDIGSSYLMNDVSAAYLWGQIEKAEEINENRMTSWKFYYNSLKILEEEGLIELPVVPAECVHNAHMFYIKVKDLETRNGLISFLKENGILAVFHYIPLHLSPAGKRFGRFVGSDIYTTKESERLLRLPMYYGLKKEEISQVIKGIFNFFGRV, from the coding sequence ATGAAGTACCTTATTCCTTTTAATAAGCCCTGTTATACAGGAAATGAAGACAAGTATGTATTGCAAGCTATGCGAAGTTCACATATTTCAGGTGATGGTCCTTTTAGTAAAAAGTGTCAGACTTGGTTTAAACAGAAACTTAGGTGTATAAGAGCTTTACTCACGCCTTCATGCACTCATGCTCTTGAAATGGCAGCCATGCTCATAGATATAAAGCCTGGCGATGAGGTAATAATGCCTTCATATACTTTTGTTTCAACTGCTAATGCCTTTGTATTAAGAGGGGCGAAAGTTGTTTTTGTAGATATTAGGCCGGATACAATGAATATTGACGAAAAAAAAATAGAGGCAGCTATAACTGAAAAAACTAAGGCTATTGTGGTTGTTCATTACGCTGGAGTAAGCTGTGAAATGGATACGATAATGGCGATAGCAAAGAAATACAATTTGTTTGTTATTGAAGATGCAGCACAAGGTATGATGAGTAGTTACAAAGGTAGACCTTTAGGCACAATCGGTCACATTGGAGCATATAGTTTTCATGAAACAAAAAATTACACGAGTGCTGGAGAAGGAGGGCTTTTAATTATAAATGATGAAAGATTTGTAGATAGAGCAGAGATTATAAGAGAAAAAGGAACAAATAGAAGCCTCTTTTTTAGAGGGATGGTGGATAAGTATACTTGGGTAGATATTGGTAGTAGTTACTTAATGAACGATGTAAGTGCTGCGTATCTATGGGGACAGATAGAAAAAGCGGAAGAAATAAACGAAAATAGAATGACTTCATGGAAGTTTTATTACAACAGCCTGAAAATTTTAGAAGAAGAAGGGCTTATTGAATTACCAGTAGTACCTGCCGAATGTGTTCATAATGCCCATATGTTCTACATAAAGGTAAAGGATTTAGAGACGAGAAATGGGCTTATTAGCTTTCTAAAGGAAAACGGTATTTTAGCTGTTTTTCATTATATTCCTCTTCACTTATCACCTGCTGGGAAAAGGTTTGGTAGATTCGTAGGAAGTGACATTTATACTACTAAGGAAAGTGAGAGACTACTAAGGTTGCCTATGTATTATGGACTTAAAAAAGAAGAAATATCCCAGGTAATAAAGGGTATTTTTAATTTCTTTGGAAGAGTTTAA
- a CDS encoding acyltransferase, which produces MAYFSEEELKKMGFKHLGKNVKISTKVSIYYPETIEIGDNSRIDDFCIISGKVKIGRNVHIAPFCLIAGGKEGVILEDFTTLAYSVRIFSRSDDYTGSTLTNVTFPEKYRNVIKKPVVVEKHSIIGTNSIIFPGVVVREGTAVGAMSLVRTSTQPWSIYAGIPAKKIKDRKRDLLELEKKYIEEEDL; this is translated from the coding sequence ATGGCGTATTTTTCTGAAGAAGAACTTAAAAAAATGGGGTTTAAACATTTAGGAAAGAATGTAAAAATTAGTACTAAGGTAAGTATATATTACCCAGAAACTATAGAAATTGGAGATAACAGTAGGATTGATGATTTTTGTATTATCTCTGGTAAAGTAAAAATTGGGCGTAATGTTCATATTGCTCCTTTTTGTTTAATAGCTGGAGGGAAAGAGGGAGTAATTTTAGAGGATTTTACTACCTTAGCTTATAGTGTAAGGATTTTTTCTCGTTCTGATGACTACACTGGAAGTACTTTAACAAATGTTACTTTCCCTGAGAAATATAGGAATGTAATTAAAAAACCTGTTGTGGTTGAAAAACATTCTATTATAGGAACAAACTCTATAATATTTCCAGGAGTGGTAGTCAGAGAAGGAACTGCTGTTGGAGCAATGAGTCTTGTAAGAACATCTACTCAACCGTGGAGTATATATGCGGGTATACCTGCAAAAAAAATAAAGGATAGAAAGCGTGATTTATTGGAGTTAGAAAAGAAGTATATAGAGGAAGAAGATTTATGA